From the Anguilla anguilla isolate fAngAng1 chromosome 6, fAngAng1.pri, whole genome shotgun sequence genome, one window contains:
- the LOC118229060 gene encoding grainyhead-like protein 1 homolog isoform X4 yields the protein MTQEQSKRAVLVMQNDLGYGQRRAYTDEDEAWRSFLENPLTAATKAMMSVNGDDDSAAALSLLYDYYKVPREKRPPMTKNDSLGGDATANKRNHMVPFQEVAMAMTDSRLQVLRTVPFSMVVPGDQQCRDKRDPFPLPDTTVTVSVAAAATAPAYPTKTEAAPHGFPGAHCSRADVHGLPVDGQLKHRHFSPGAQSHAPDSTFPEPFKDGSQEVLPFPGDLQLHVGSAVSANGNSPFHTVSCHNFEYTLEALKSLRQKSAGDPLTYLNKGQFYPINLKELSNGKTLPNSISKARSVVMLVFGEEKSRDEQLKHWKYWHSRQHTAKQRCIDIADYKGSFDTITNMEEIAYNAISFTWDTNEEPRIYVSVNCLSTDFSSQKGVKGLPLSLQIDTYSYSSGSSQPVHRACCQIKVFCDKGAERKVRDEERKQTRRKGKCVGTSINLGTFPDGRGQMLHKTVDVTTFKELSDFDSQPVLFVPDYISGIHHHQPYLAQDGDDGSDMKRLLFAAEDEFGSPPSKVPRADKPRKVLLYVRKETDEVFDALMLNTPTLAGLIEAVSDKYKVPPEKFGKVYKRSKKGILVNMDDNIIQHYSNEDTFQIHMEEQDGVYKLTLTEI from the exons ATGACACAGGAGCAGAGCAA AAGGGCGGTGCTGGTGATGCAGAACGACCTGGGCTATGGCCAGCGGCGGGCCTACACCGACGAGGACGAGGCCTGGAGGTCCTTCCTGGAGAACCCCCTGACGGCCGCCACCAAGGCCATGATGAGCGTCAACGGGGACGACGACAGCGCCGCCGCCCTCAGCCTGCTCTACGACTACTACAAG GTTCCGCGGGAAAAGAGGCCACCTATGACCAAAAATGATTCTCTGGGCGGCGATGCCACTGCAAACAAACG GAACCACATGGTTCCATTTCAGGAGGTCGCCATGGCGATGACAGACAGCAGGCTGCAGGTCCTCAGGACCGTCCCCTTCAGCATGGTCGTCCCCGGAGACCAGCAGTGCCGGGACAAGCGGGACCCGTTCCCGCTGCCGGACACCACCGTCACCGTctccgtcgccgccgccgccaccgcgccCGCCTACCCGACCAAGACGGAGGCGGCCCCGCACGGCTTCCCCGGGGCCCACTGCTCCCGGGCCGACGTCCACGGCCTGCCCGTCGACGGGCAGCTCAAGCACAGGCACTTCAGCCCCGGCGCGCAGTCCCACGCCCCGGACTCCACCTTCCCCGAGCCCTTCAAAGACGGCTCCCAGGAG GTGCTCCCTTTCCCAGGCGATCTCCAGTTACACGTGGGATCTGCCGTCAGTGCAAATGGCAACTCGCCGTTCCACACGGTCTCATG TCATAATTTTGAATACACGCTGGAGGCTCTCAAGTCACTGCGGCAGAAGTCTGCGGGGGACCCACTGACATACCTCAATAAGGGCCAGTTCTACCCCATCAATCTCAAGGAACTCAGCAATGGAAAAACTCTCCCCAACTCCATCAGTAAAGCACGG AGCGTGGTGATGCTGGTGTTTGGTGAGGAGAAGAGCAGAGACGAGCAGCTCAAACACTGGAAGTACTGGCATTCCAGGCAGCACACGGCCAAGCAGCGCTGTATCGACATCG CTGACTACAAAGGTAGCTTTGACACCATCACCAACATGGAGGAGATCGCCTACAACGCAATATCCTTCACTTGGGACACCAACGAGGAGCCGCGG atctaCGTCTCGGTGAACTGCCTGAGCACGGACTTCTCCTCTCAGAAGGGTGTGAAGGGGCTGCCCCTGAGCCTGCAGATTGACACGTACAGCtacagcagcggcagcagccaGCCCGTCCATCGCGCCTGCTGCCAGATCAAGGTCTTCTGTGACAAGGGTGCCGAGCGCAAGGTCCGCGACGAGGAGAGGAAGCAGACCCGCAGGAAGGGGAAGTGCGTGGGCACGTCCATCAACCTGGGGACCT TTCCAGATGGGAGGGGGCAGATGCTGCACAAGACCGTTGATGTCACGACCTTCAAAGAATTGAGCGACTTTGACTCTCAGCCTGTCCTTTTTGTTCCGGACTACATCTCTGGCATCCACCATCAT CAGCCATACTTGGCACAGGACGGCGATGATGG CTCGGACATGAAGAGACTGCTCTTCGCTGCTGAAGACGAGTTTGGGTCCCCTCCTAGCAAAGTGCCCCGGGCAGACAAGCCCAGGAAAG TTCTGCTGTACGTGCGGAAGGAGACAGATGAAGTGTTTGATGCGCTGATGTTGAACACCCCCACGCTGGCTGGCCTGATTGAGGCG GTATCTGACAAATACAAGGTGCCACCTGAGAAATTTGGGAAAGTCTACAAGAGGTCCAAAAAAGG GATTCTCGTTAACATGGATGACAACATCATACAGCACTACTCGAATGAGGACACCTTCCAGATACACATGGAAGAGCAGGACGGAGTTTACAAGCTGACCCTCACAGAGATCTGA
- the LOC118229060 gene encoding grainyhead-like protein 1 homolog isoform X6: MTQEQSNRRAVLVMQNDLGYGQRRAYTDEDEAWRSFLENPLTAATKAMMSVNGDDDSAAALSLLYDYYKVPREKRPPMTKNDSLGGDATANKRNHMVPFQEVAMAMTDSRLQVLRTVPFSMVVPGDQQCRDKRDPFPLPDTTVTVSVAAAATAPAYPTKTEAAPHGFPGAHCSRADVHGLPVDGQLKHRHFSPGAQSHAPDSTFPEPFKDGSQEVLPFPGDLQLHVGSAVSANGNSPFHTVSCHNFEYTLEALKSLRQKSAGDPLTYLNKGQFYPINLKELSNGKTLPNSISKARSVVMLVFGEEKSRDEQLKHWKYWHSRQHTAKQRCIDIADYKGSFDTITNMEEIAYNAISFTWDTNEEPRIYVSVNCLSTDFSSQKGVKGLPLSLQIDTYSYSSGSSQPVHRACCQIKVFCDKGAERKVRDEERKQTRRKGKCVGTSINLGTFPDGRGQMLHKTVDVTTFKELSDFDSQPVLFVPDYISGIHHHPYLAQDGDDGSDMKRLLFAAEDEFGSPPSKVPRADKPRKVLLYVRKETDEVFDALMLNTPTLAGLIEAVSDKYKVPPEKFGKVYKRSKKGILVNMDDNIIQHYSNEDTFQIHMEEQDGVYKLTLTEI, from the exons ATGACACAGGAGCAGAGCAA CAGAAGGGCGGTGCTGGTGATGCAGAACGACCTGGGCTATGGCCAGCGGCGGGCCTACACCGACGAGGACGAGGCCTGGAGGTCCTTCCTGGAGAACCCCCTGACGGCCGCCACCAAGGCCATGATGAGCGTCAACGGGGACGACGACAGCGCCGCCGCCCTCAGCCTGCTCTACGACTACTACAAG GTTCCGCGGGAAAAGAGGCCACCTATGACCAAAAATGATTCTCTGGGCGGCGATGCCACTGCAAACAAACG GAACCACATGGTTCCATTTCAGGAGGTCGCCATGGCGATGACAGACAGCAGGCTGCAGGTCCTCAGGACCGTCCCCTTCAGCATGGTCGTCCCCGGAGACCAGCAGTGCCGGGACAAGCGGGACCCGTTCCCGCTGCCGGACACCACCGTCACCGTctccgtcgccgccgccgccaccgcgccCGCCTACCCGACCAAGACGGAGGCGGCCCCGCACGGCTTCCCCGGGGCCCACTGCTCCCGGGCCGACGTCCACGGCCTGCCCGTCGACGGGCAGCTCAAGCACAGGCACTTCAGCCCCGGCGCGCAGTCCCACGCCCCGGACTCCACCTTCCCCGAGCCCTTCAAAGACGGCTCCCAGGAG GTGCTCCCTTTCCCAGGCGATCTCCAGTTACACGTGGGATCTGCCGTCAGTGCAAATGGCAACTCGCCGTTCCACACGGTCTCATG TCATAATTTTGAATACACGCTGGAGGCTCTCAAGTCACTGCGGCAGAAGTCTGCGGGGGACCCACTGACATACCTCAATAAGGGCCAGTTCTACCCCATCAATCTCAAGGAACTCAGCAATGGAAAAACTCTCCCCAACTCCATCAGTAAAGCACGG AGCGTGGTGATGCTGGTGTTTGGTGAGGAGAAGAGCAGAGACGAGCAGCTCAAACACTGGAAGTACTGGCATTCCAGGCAGCACACGGCCAAGCAGCGCTGTATCGACATCG CTGACTACAAAGGTAGCTTTGACACCATCACCAACATGGAGGAGATCGCCTACAACGCAATATCCTTCACTTGGGACACCAACGAGGAGCCGCGG atctaCGTCTCGGTGAACTGCCTGAGCACGGACTTCTCCTCTCAGAAGGGTGTGAAGGGGCTGCCCCTGAGCCTGCAGATTGACACGTACAGCtacagcagcggcagcagccaGCCCGTCCATCGCGCCTGCTGCCAGATCAAGGTCTTCTGTGACAAGGGTGCCGAGCGCAAGGTCCGCGACGAGGAGAGGAAGCAGACCCGCAGGAAGGGGAAGTGCGTGGGCACGTCCATCAACCTGGGGACCT TTCCAGATGGGAGGGGGCAGATGCTGCACAAGACCGTTGATGTCACGACCTTCAAAGAATTGAGCGACTTTGACTCTCAGCCTGTCCTTTTTGTTCCGGACTACATCTCTGGCATCCACCATCAT CCATACTTGGCACAGGACGGCGATGATGG CTCGGACATGAAGAGACTGCTCTTCGCTGCTGAAGACGAGTTTGGGTCCCCTCCTAGCAAAGTGCCCCGGGCAGACAAGCCCAGGAAAG TTCTGCTGTACGTGCGGAAGGAGACAGATGAAGTGTTTGATGCGCTGATGTTGAACACCCCCACGCTGGCTGGCCTGATTGAGGCG GTATCTGACAAATACAAGGTGCCACCTGAGAAATTTGGGAAAGTCTACAAGAGGTCCAAAAAAGG GATTCTCGTTAACATGGATGACAACATCATACAGCACTACTCGAATGAGGACACCTTCCAGATACACATGGAAGAGCAGGACGGAGTTTACAAGCTGACCCTCACAGAGATCTGA
- the LOC118229060 gene encoding grainyhead-like protein 1 homolog isoform X3 yields MTQEQSNRRAVLVMQNDLGYGQRRAYTDEDEAWRSFLENPLTAATKAMMSVNGDDDSAAALSLLYDYYKVPREKRPPMTKNDSLGGDATANKRNHMVPFQEVAMAMTDSRLQVLRTVPFSMVVPGDQQCRDKRDPFPLPDTTVTVSVAAAATAPAYPTKTEAAPHGFPGAHCSRADVHGLPVDGQLKHRHFSPGAQSHAPDSTFPEPFKDGSQEVLPFPGDLQLHVGSAVSANGNSPFHTVSCHNFEYTLEALKSLRQKSAGDPLTYLNKGQFYPINLKELSNGKTLPNSISKARSVVMLVFGEEKSRDEQLKHWKYWHSRQHTAKQRCIDIADYKGSFDTITNMEEIAYNAISFTWDTNEEPRIYVSVNCLSTDFSSQKGVKGLPLSLQIDTYSYSSGSSQPVHRACCQIKVFCDKGAERKVRDEERKQTRRKGKCVGTSINLGTFPDGRGQMLHKTVDVTTFKELSDFDSQPVLFVPDYISGIHHHQPYLAQDGDDGSDMKRLLFAAEDEFGSPPSKVPRADKPRKVLLYVRKETDEVFDALMLNTPTLAGLIEAVSDKYKVPPEKFGKVYKRSKKGILVNMDDNIIQHYSNEDTFQIHMEEQDGVYKLTLTEI; encoded by the exons ATGACACAGGAGCAGAGCAA CAGAAGGGCGGTGCTGGTGATGCAGAACGACCTGGGCTATGGCCAGCGGCGGGCCTACACCGACGAGGACGAGGCCTGGAGGTCCTTCCTGGAGAACCCCCTGACGGCCGCCACCAAGGCCATGATGAGCGTCAACGGGGACGACGACAGCGCCGCCGCCCTCAGCCTGCTCTACGACTACTACAAG GTTCCGCGGGAAAAGAGGCCACCTATGACCAAAAATGATTCTCTGGGCGGCGATGCCACTGCAAACAAACG GAACCACATGGTTCCATTTCAGGAGGTCGCCATGGCGATGACAGACAGCAGGCTGCAGGTCCTCAGGACCGTCCCCTTCAGCATGGTCGTCCCCGGAGACCAGCAGTGCCGGGACAAGCGGGACCCGTTCCCGCTGCCGGACACCACCGTCACCGTctccgtcgccgccgccgccaccgcgccCGCCTACCCGACCAAGACGGAGGCGGCCCCGCACGGCTTCCCCGGGGCCCACTGCTCCCGGGCCGACGTCCACGGCCTGCCCGTCGACGGGCAGCTCAAGCACAGGCACTTCAGCCCCGGCGCGCAGTCCCACGCCCCGGACTCCACCTTCCCCGAGCCCTTCAAAGACGGCTCCCAGGAG GTGCTCCCTTTCCCAGGCGATCTCCAGTTACACGTGGGATCTGCCGTCAGTGCAAATGGCAACTCGCCGTTCCACACGGTCTCATG TCATAATTTTGAATACACGCTGGAGGCTCTCAAGTCACTGCGGCAGAAGTCTGCGGGGGACCCACTGACATACCTCAATAAGGGCCAGTTCTACCCCATCAATCTCAAGGAACTCAGCAATGGAAAAACTCTCCCCAACTCCATCAGTAAAGCACGG AGCGTGGTGATGCTGGTGTTTGGTGAGGAGAAGAGCAGAGACGAGCAGCTCAAACACTGGAAGTACTGGCATTCCAGGCAGCACACGGCCAAGCAGCGCTGTATCGACATCG CTGACTACAAAGGTAGCTTTGACACCATCACCAACATGGAGGAGATCGCCTACAACGCAATATCCTTCACTTGGGACACCAACGAGGAGCCGCGG atctaCGTCTCGGTGAACTGCCTGAGCACGGACTTCTCCTCTCAGAAGGGTGTGAAGGGGCTGCCCCTGAGCCTGCAGATTGACACGTACAGCtacagcagcggcagcagccaGCCCGTCCATCGCGCCTGCTGCCAGATCAAGGTCTTCTGTGACAAGGGTGCCGAGCGCAAGGTCCGCGACGAGGAGAGGAAGCAGACCCGCAGGAAGGGGAAGTGCGTGGGCACGTCCATCAACCTGGGGACCT TTCCAGATGGGAGGGGGCAGATGCTGCACAAGACCGTTGATGTCACGACCTTCAAAGAATTGAGCGACTTTGACTCTCAGCCTGTCCTTTTTGTTCCGGACTACATCTCTGGCATCCACCATCAT CAGCCATACTTGGCACAGGACGGCGATGATGG CTCGGACATGAAGAGACTGCTCTTCGCTGCTGAAGACGAGTTTGGGTCCCCTCCTAGCAAAGTGCCCCGGGCAGACAAGCCCAGGAAAG TTCTGCTGTACGTGCGGAAGGAGACAGATGAAGTGTTTGATGCGCTGATGTTGAACACCCCCACGCTGGCTGGCCTGATTGAGGCG GTATCTGACAAATACAAGGTGCCACCTGAGAAATTTGGGAAAGTCTACAAGAGGTCCAAAAAAGG GATTCTCGTTAACATGGATGACAACATCATACAGCACTACTCGAATGAGGACACCTTCCAGATACACATGGAAGAGCAGGACGGAGTTTACAAGCTGACCCTCACAGAGATCTGA
- the LOC118229060 gene encoding grainyhead-like protein 1 homolog isoform X1 → MGTHLQQLVYKRSSLTEKTNNRKSRVYSLCRRAVLVMQNDLGYGQRRAYTDEDEAWRSFLENPLTAATKAMMSVNGDDDSAAALSLLYDYYKVPREKRPPMTKNDSLGGDATANKRNHMVPFQEVAMAMTDSRLQVLRTVPFSMVVPGDQQCRDKRDPFPLPDTTVTVSVAAAATAPAYPTKTEAAPHGFPGAHCSRADVHGLPVDGQLKHRHFSPGAQSHAPDSTFPEPFKDGSQEVLPFPGDLQLHVGSAVSANGNSPFHTVSCHNFEYTLEALKSLRQKSAGDPLTYLNKGQFYPINLKELSNGKTLPNSISKARSVVMLVFGEEKSRDEQLKHWKYWHSRQHTAKQRCIDIADYKGSFDTITNMEEIAYNAISFTWDTNEEPRIYVSVNCLSTDFSSQKGVKGLPLSLQIDTYSYSSGSSQPVHRACCQIKVFCDKGAERKVRDEERKQTRRKGKCVGTSINLGTFPDGRGQMLHKTVDVTTFKELSDFDSQPVLFVPDYISGIHHHQPYLAQDGDDGSDMKRLLFAAEDEFGSPPSKVPRADKPRKVLLYVRKETDEVFDALMLNTPTLAGLIEAVSDKYKVPPEKFGKVYKRSKKGILVNMDDNIIQHYSNEDTFQIHMEEQDGVYKLTLTEI, encoded by the exons ATGGGAACCCACCTGCAACAACTTGTCTACAAACGGTCGTCATTAacggaaaaaacaaacaaccgaAAGTCTCGTGTTTATAGCCTTTG CAGAAGGGCGGTGCTGGTGATGCAGAACGACCTGGGCTATGGCCAGCGGCGGGCCTACACCGACGAGGACGAGGCCTGGAGGTCCTTCCTGGAGAACCCCCTGACGGCCGCCACCAAGGCCATGATGAGCGTCAACGGGGACGACGACAGCGCCGCCGCCCTCAGCCTGCTCTACGACTACTACAAG GTTCCGCGGGAAAAGAGGCCACCTATGACCAAAAATGATTCTCTGGGCGGCGATGCCACTGCAAACAAACG GAACCACATGGTTCCATTTCAGGAGGTCGCCATGGCGATGACAGACAGCAGGCTGCAGGTCCTCAGGACCGTCCCCTTCAGCATGGTCGTCCCCGGAGACCAGCAGTGCCGGGACAAGCGGGACCCGTTCCCGCTGCCGGACACCACCGTCACCGTctccgtcgccgccgccgccaccgcgccCGCCTACCCGACCAAGACGGAGGCGGCCCCGCACGGCTTCCCCGGGGCCCACTGCTCCCGGGCCGACGTCCACGGCCTGCCCGTCGACGGGCAGCTCAAGCACAGGCACTTCAGCCCCGGCGCGCAGTCCCACGCCCCGGACTCCACCTTCCCCGAGCCCTTCAAAGACGGCTCCCAGGAG GTGCTCCCTTTCCCAGGCGATCTCCAGTTACACGTGGGATCTGCCGTCAGTGCAAATGGCAACTCGCCGTTCCACACGGTCTCATG TCATAATTTTGAATACACGCTGGAGGCTCTCAAGTCACTGCGGCAGAAGTCTGCGGGGGACCCACTGACATACCTCAATAAGGGCCAGTTCTACCCCATCAATCTCAAGGAACTCAGCAATGGAAAAACTCTCCCCAACTCCATCAGTAAAGCACGG AGCGTGGTGATGCTGGTGTTTGGTGAGGAGAAGAGCAGAGACGAGCAGCTCAAACACTGGAAGTACTGGCATTCCAGGCAGCACACGGCCAAGCAGCGCTGTATCGACATCG CTGACTACAAAGGTAGCTTTGACACCATCACCAACATGGAGGAGATCGCCTACAACGCAATATCCTTCACTTGGGACACCAACGAGGAGCCGCGG atctaCGTCTCGGTGAACTGCCTGAGCACGGACTTCTCCTCTCAGAAGGGTGTGAAGGGGCTGCCCCTGAGCCTGCAGATTGACACGTACAGCtacagcagcggcagcagccaGCCCGTCCATCGCGCCTGCTGCCAGATCAAGGTCTTCTGTGACAAGGGTGCCGAGCGCAAGGTCCGCGACGAGGAGAGGAAGCAGACCCGCAGGAAGGGGAAGTGCGTGGGCACGTCCATCAACCTGGGGACCT TTCCAGATGGGAGGGGGCAGATGCTGCACAAGACCGTTGATGTCACGACCTTCAAAGAATTGAGCGACTTTGACTCTCAGCCTGTCCTTTTTGTTCCGGACTACATCTCTGGCATCCACCATCAT CAGCCATACTTGGCACAGGACGGCGATGATGG CTCGGACATGAAGAGACTGCTCTTCGCTGCTGAAGACGAGTTTGGGTCCCCTCCTAGCAAAGTGCCCCGGGCAGACAAGCCCAGGAAAG TTCTGCTGTACGTGCGGAAGGAGACAGATGAAGTGTTTGATGCGCTGATGTTGAACACCCCCACGCTGGCTGGCCTGATTGAGGCG GTATCTGACAAATACAAGGTGCCACCTGAGAAATTTGGGAAAGTCTACAAGAGGTCCAAAAAAGG GATTCTCGTTAACATGGATGACAACATCATACAGCACTACTCGAATGAGGACACCTTCCAGATACACATGGAAGAGCAGGACGGAGTTTACAAGCTGACCCTCACAGAGATCTGA
- the LOC118229060 gene encoding grainyhead-like protein 1 homolog isoform X2, producing MGTHLQQLVYKRSSLTEKTNNRKSRVYSLCRRAVLVMQNDLGYGQRRAYTDEDEAWRSFLENPLTAATKAMMSVNGDDDSAAALSLLYDYYKVPREKRPPMTKNDSLGGDATANKRNHMVPFQEVAMAMTDSRLQVLRTVPFSMVVPGDQQCRDKRDPFPLPDTTVTVSVAAAATAPAYPTKTEAAPHGFPGAHCSRADVHGLPVDGQLKHRHFSPGAQSHAPDSTFPEPFKDGSQEVLPFPGDLQLHVGSAVSANGNSPFHTVSCHNFEYTLEALKSLRQKSAGDPLTYLNKGQFYPINLKELSNGKTLPNSISKARSVVMLVFGEEKSRDEQLKHWKYWHSRQHTAKQRCIDIADYKGSFDTITNMEEIAYNAISFTWDTNEEPRIYVSVNCLSTDFSSQKGVKGLPLSLQIDTYSYSSGSSQPVHRACCQIKVFCDKGAERKVRDEERKQTRRKGKCVGTSINLGTFPDGRGQMLHKTVDVTTFKELSDFDSQPVLFVPDYISGIHHHPYLAQDGDDGSDMKRLLFAAEDEFGSPPSKVPRADKPRKVLLYVRKETDEVFDALMLNTPTLAGLIEAVSDKYKVPPEKFGKVYKRSKKGILVNMDDNIIQHYSNEDTFQIHMEEQDGVYKLTLTEI from the exons ATGGGAACCCACCTGCAACAACTTGTCTACAAACGGTCGTCATTAacggaaaaaacaaacaaccgaAAGTCTCGTGTTTATAGCCTTTG CAGAAGGGCGGTGCTGGTGATGCAGAACGACCTGGGCTATGGCCAGCGGCGGGCCTACACCGACGAGGACGAGGCCTGGAGGTCCTTCCTGGAGAACCCCCTGACGGCCGCCACCAAGGCCATGATGAGCGTCAACGGGGACGACGACAGCGCCGCCGCCCTCAGCCTGCTCTACGACTACTACAAG GTTCCGCGGGAAAAGAGGCCACCTATGACCAAAAATGATTCTCTGGGCGGCGATGCCACTGCAAACAAACG GAACCACATGGTTCCATTTCAGGAGGTCGCCATGGCGATGACAGACAGCAGGCTGCAGGTCCTCAGGACCGTCCCCTTCAGCATGGTCGTCCCCGGAGACCAGCAGTGCCGGGACAAGCGGGACCCGTTCCCGCTGCCGGACACCACCGTCACCGTctccgtcgccgccgccgccaccgcgccCGCCTACCCGACCAAGACGGAGGCGGCCCCGCACGGCTTCCCCGGGGCCCACTGCTCCCGGGCCGACGTCCACGGCCTGCCCGTCGACGGGCAGCTCAAGCACAGGCACTTCAGCCCCGGCGCGCAGTCCCACGCCCCGGACTCCACCTTCCCCGAGCCCTTCAAAGACGGCTCCCAGGAG GTGCTCCCTTTCCCAGGCGATCTCCAGTTACACGTGGGATCTGCCGTCAGTGCAAATGGCAACTCGCCGTTCCACACGGTCTCATG TCATAATTTTGAATACACGCTGGAGGCTCTCAAGTCACTGCGGCAGAAGTCTGCGGGGGACCCACTGACATACCTCAATAAGGGCCAGTTCTACCCCATCAATCTCAAGGAACTCAGCAATGGAAAAACTCTCCCCAACTCCATCAGTAAAGCACGG AGCGTGGTGATGCTGGTGTTTGGTGAGGAGAAGAGCAGAGACGAGCAGCTCAAACACTGGAAGTACTGGCATTCCAGGCAGCACACGGCCAAGCAGCGCTGTATCGACATCG CTGACTACAAAGGTAGCTTTGACACCATCACCAACATGGAGGAGATCGCCTACAACGCAATATCCTTCACTTGGGACACCAACGAGGAGCCGCGG atctaCGTCTCGGTGAACTGCCTGAGCACGGACTTCTCCTCTCAGAAGGGTGTGAAGGGGCTGCCCCTGAGCCTGCAGATTGACACGTACAGCtacagcagcggcagcagccaGCCCGTCCATCGCGCCTGCTGCCAGATCAAGGTCTTCTGTGACAAGGGTGCCGAGCGCAAGGTCCGCGACGAGGAGAGGAAGCAGACCCGCAGGAAGGGGAAGTGCGTGGGCACGTCCATCAACCTGGGGACCT TTCCAGATGGGAGGGGGCAGATGCTGCACAAGACCGTTGATGTCACGACCTTCAAAGAATTGAGCGACTTTGACTCTCAGCCTGTCCTTTTTGTTCCGGACTACATCTCTGGCATCCACCATCAT CCATACTTGGCACAGGACGGCGATGATGG CTCGGACATGAAGAGACTGCTCTTCGCTGCTGAAGACGAGTTTGGGTCCCCTCCTAGCAAAGTGCCCCGGGCAGACAAGCCCAGGAAAG TTCTGCTGTACGTGCGGAAGGAGACAGATGAAGTGTTTGATGCGCTGATGTTGAACACCCCCACGCTGGCTGGCCTGATTGAGGCG GTATCTGACAAATACAAGGTGCCACCTGAGAAATTTGGGAAAGTCTACAAGAGGTCCAAAAAAGG GATTCTCGTTAACATGGATGACAACATCATACAGCACTACTCGAATGAGGACACCTTCCAGATACACATGGAAGAGCAGGACGGAGTTTACAAGCTGACCCTCACAGAGATCTGA